The Molothrus ater isolate BHLD 08-10-18 breed brown headed cowbird chromosome 6, BPBGC_Mater_1.1, whole genome shotgun sequence genome segment TGTCTAATTCCTATTGTGCAGAATTTGCCACAGAACTTGTAAGCGAAGAAGTTTCAAATCTGACAAGTGACAGTGTCTCAACTGTACAACAGGGCCAAGCTCcttaattttcctgctttttatgtCCTCCTTCCCTACGTCCAAATTTGCCAGACACAGAAAGACAAGCTAACAGCAGGAGACCAGATCACAATCTGCTTTGAGCTGACAGAAGAATTGAGTTATGTGCCCAAGAGTACAACCAGGTAGACAAATCTCAGAGACAAAGCTGGCTCCATTTCTCTCAGTGTTCCTTTAAGGAAGGGAGGTCCAGCCCActccccaccctgggcaggaAGAGGTTGGGGAATGGTTCCCTCCACTCTAAGCCTTGTACCTCCATCAGTGCAAAGAGGGATTATTTAACTGCCCACTGCTGCCCACCAAGAGCCACACTCTGGGATCCTGTGCCAGGagtcagtgccatggtctgtgTCCCAAAAGCCTCTGTGAGCTGCCtccatgctctgctctgcaccacTGCCCAGACAGGCTATTTACATATAAACACCCAGCTCTGGTTAAAGTGCAACCATCACAGGCAGGACACCAGACTAGGACCCAGGaccttggagctgctgccaagctctcctgctgccaccaaaACCCTTTCACTGCTTTATGCCTCTGTCACCCTGCAAAGCTGGGAGATGTCTGCTTTATTTTCACACAAACCACTGAATTTTTGGGTCAAAACTACTACATAAGAGCTGGACATCAGTGAAAGGGTGTTTCTAAGTGTTTCAACACTCACATTTGGTGAATTCTAGAAAACTAAACACTCTCCAGAAACTGACTATTCCCAGGTCATTACCCAACACACAAAGAATTTGGGACCACTGAAACCGTCACCTCCTTGCACATTACAGGAATGTTGTTTGCTAGTAAGGGCTTTATTTATTAATCATATATGGTTTTGAGATCCTAGCTTGATTGAGACTAGCTAAataccattttaaaatattattcttgTATTGCTTGTCAGATACATTATTGAAAATAACAGAGTACTAAACCAAAAGAGAATCCAGACCTGAATCTACTGCTGAAGAAAGTCATCAGGAGCAACTACCTAGGTGATGTATAAGGAGAAATTTGTAGCATGATTTTGAGGTGTAAATGGAATACCCAAAATAATATTGCTCCATCAGCAGTTTCTGAGAATTTATCAATTTATAGTCTAGTTTTGCCaaggccagcagagctgagcaagaTGGGATGaacttaccaaaaaaaaaaaaaaaaaaaaaaaaaaaggcagatgcTATGGTTTTTCTGTAACTAcgaagcagcaggaaaaaagacCTTATGaggaaacaatttcttttaCAGCCTGTatttcacagcagctttcagTGTGCCCCCATGTCCACTAAAATATACTGTACTGAAAGAGATTTCCATCCCCTTCCTTGCAGATCTCAAATGCCTTCACCATCAGAACTGCTCCCCCTAGATTCAGATCCTTCCCAAGTTCATTTAAcctgattaatttttaatggcTGTCACTGGTTTCTTCACCCAGTCAGTCAACAGCTTCTACAGTTCAAAACACCAGTCACCCTCTTCCCACTCCGGAATAACACAGGACTCGGGATCTGCGGAAATTATTCATCTGCATCAGAAAGAACTTGAAGGAGCAGTAAAAGAGATTGATCCCTGACAGCTGCACTAAACTTGAAAGCCCCTTCCTGGCTCTGAAGAAGGAGAATTCTGACCTGAAAAGGGGTCTTGAGTGAGCAGCCTCAAAGGGAATAAAATATCAGCCTGTAAAACCAGCAGTCACTAGAAAACTCAGGTGATCTTTTAATGTAGGTACACCTCTAGCCTCAGGCACAGCCGACATAATTACCTGCCACCCAGTATTTCAGCTCAGGGCTAGGGGCTCTGCTTCACTTCCTCTGCCCCAAACACTGAGGGAGCCTCCAGAAAGGGGCTGCCAGTCCTTCTGTAGCCAGCAGGCCCTGTAGCACACTGTACAATGTGTAGTCTAGCCTCACATCCCATTGTCATTGTCCTCCCTTATCGATTCAGCTCCAGTTAGGGCTGCATCTGTGCTGGGTAACATCGCTGATAAATCCCGAGGCCAGAGGAAAGCACTCCCACTGATCAGCACCACTGTTCATTACAAAGGTTACACACTTCCAAACAGAGGTAAAATTTATCCTGAAAGTGGGCAGGAGaggggggagagaaaaagagggatttCTATGTCCAGAAATCCTTGGAAGCAAGAAAAGGACATTCACGGACACAGCATTAGCAGCAAGCACTGTGGAAGCATTTCCTGCTGCCAAGATATGTGCTGGCCAAGGAGGGAGGTTaccagggcacagccacccaTTGTCATGTAAATGTGTCGAGTTATTGAAGGGACTTCCCAGCAACAGCCGCATTTTTTCACGAGTTTGATCCCAGCATTGAAAGGAGAACAAAACAACTGCATGAACGTGAAGCAGCATTAGCCTAAGCCAGAATCTCCAACTGTCCCAGAGCCGGGCGAGCACCGGACCTGCCTTTGGTGAATTCCAGAGGCTCTACTGCTCTTTATTTAAATGCGGACGGGGAAAGAAACCGGCCCGTGAGCCCCGAGAAACACGTGAGGTGCTTTTTAACTACCCCGTGTTTCATGGTCTGTAAGTGACACTGAAAACAGTGGGAGAAAGTGACACACACAGCATCACTCTGAAAAAAACACGGGGCACTTTTCATTCACTCTTTGCTCTTTGGTATTAACTTGAAAGCAATGATTTTTGagctggaaattaaaatgcaCAGTGGCAGAAAATGCAACTGGAAACAaattgtttttaagaaaaaacaaagcagcacaTACTTGCAGCTCTACTTTTATAAATCCACAtaatttcttgccttttctgaTTGTGACTGCTGTAGCTTGGTTTACTTTTCTTGCCTCTTTTCAGCTAAAGAAATGGTTTCCAGCAGTGGCAATGACTTAACAGCAGAGTAAGTGGTGTTCAAGTCTCCTTACTTGAAATAAATTACTAAGGttttttcgggttttttttttttcacagaggtACCTGTGAACAGGAACTGTCAATCAGAAAAATTCAGGGGTAAAAGATGGTTTATTTGCCTCCACAACTAAAGAGATACCTAGCACTAAGAGAGTCCTCTGGCCATGACTGAATCAAAGCTTTCCCTTAAATCCCTGTCAAGGTTAATCCTTTTCATACTTAACAGTCACCTTTGAAATGCTTTCCTAGAAATAGAGGTAGAAACTGCACATGACATGTATTGATTCAACCAAAGACCTTTCTGGACTTACCATTCCAGGCTGGAGTGAAGAAAACACGAAGGTGTGTTCATACATTTGAGCACTGCCCTAGCTGACCCAAATCAGGGCAGGCTAAATTCAGGTTAcctaaaggaaaggaaaaaaattgccttgACCGATTCACAAAAAaaggggctgctcctctggaagTGACAGAGGCTGAGAGCTCCTTTCTGATGTGTGCCCcagcaaaaagcaggaaaaagctcACACTgggatagggaaaaaaaaaaaaaatcattgttctGATTTGTACTTGCTGGGAGAGCAaaaagtgctgctggaggaaaaggCAACGCTGGAAATTTGTACATTGCTGCTGGGAATAAGGCAAACCAGTATATTCTGAAGGTTAAATCAAGGCAAGGGAAGCCATAAAGCACgtgacagtgacaggagaaAGCAAGAGAGCAGTAGGACCCAAAGTGCTAAGCGAGAGGGAAGCCAGTTTGTGCTAGcccttaaaaaaatccatttcgAGCAACTGTATGCATGCCTGGGTTTATCCCCATTACCACATCTCTCCTGACAAGAGACGTTACTGTACCTTTACAGAGAGTGGCAGACTCCACTAAGCCTCCTGGGCAGCTGGAtcaccagtgctgagctgcctggggcagTCCTGGTGCTCAGAACATGGCAGAACAGTTAGCAGACTACCTGAGAGACTTTCACAGCCCTGTGGCACAAATGATGAACTCACCTGATGCTTCCCTTTAACTCCTGGAGCACATCCCTCTGAGCATTGCTGATTTTCACAGGTTCCAGGGGGATTTACTCCTTCCAGAGCTTGGccccactgctcccacagcagctgctgtgcagacagCCCTGGGCAAGTGAGCCCAACTCCTGCTGTGGCTATGGCAATCCAAAGGGTAAGGGATGAACaatccctgggctgcagcaacacCACCAGCAGGTCAAGGCAGGGGATTCTGGCCCTCTGCTCCAGTGAGATCCTGCCTGGAGCActacagccagccctggggtcccCAAGGTAAAATGAATGTGGAACTATTGGAGCagatccagaggagggccatgaagTTGGTAAAGAGGATTGGAGCAGCTCCCCTATGAAGACATGATGGGAGAATTGGGGTttttcagtctggagaagaggcTGTGTGCAAACCtcacagcagccttccagtatctgaaagGGActccagggaagctggagagagaTACTTTGTCAGGAgctgtagtgataggacaaggagtaatgggtcCAAACAGAGAGGGGAATTTAGGTTAGGTATTGGGAacaaattctttgctgtgagagtggtgaggcattggaacagcctccccaggcaggttttggctgccccatccctggaagtgttcaagaccagatTGGATAGGGCtcaaaggtgtccctgcccaaggcagggggtTAGAACGGGGtaatctttaatgtccctttcAATACAGGCCACGTTGATTTTATGATTAATCCTACTGAGGACAATTTACCTAAAATAGCCTGCATGATTTATAGGAAGTACAGAATCTTTAGCAACATAAGCAGTAGAACCCTGAACACAACAGTACAATTGCAACACCATTACCATTCCTCAACAAGAGATATGGTGTACGCCTCTTCCTCCATCCTCAGGAAAACACCTTGAGCTCCCGCAAGCTCCCAGAGCCGCcggagcagctggcagctcgGAAATCCTCGCTGTtcccgggccgggagcggcggcccCGCAGGCGGCGCTGCTCGGCCCGCGCAGCTGCAGCGCTCCCGGCTGCGGGCGCCCCCGCGCGGCCGCGTCCCGCACCTGCACACAGCGCTCGGCAGCGGAGCGCGGGGAGCCAGCGAGTGCCGGCCGGGCTGCTCCCGGGCAGGAGGGACTCGGACAGCACTTGGGGCTGCGGCCGAATGCTGCACCTGCCTCCCGATCACAGGCCTGTATTTAGCTGCGACATTTGCCAGGGGAATCCCGTTTTTCTGTGAAATCCAGGTCCTGCTGGTTATGATCTAGGAAGTAGCTACTACACTGTACAAAAATGACACGGCTTGGATCAATTTACTTCTCAAGGTGACACAAGTCAAGTAATGCACCCACATTTAAAAGCAAGTCACAACAACTCAGAGTAACTCAATTTATAACTTTCTCCtagaaaaggagaattttttttccctatgttttctgtttcttcagcagaaaaattacttcaggtAAAGCTATCAGAAATCTGGAGACACAACACTGGCAACAATGACCATCCAATAGCTCCTGTTCTTAGGGTTTAGGGAAGACTATTTCAGTAAAGACACAACATCTGAGAGCAGCTAAAACTGCTGTCCACACTTACCCAAATCTCAAAGATTACTCTTAAAATTACTTACAAATGACAGCAAGTTACTGCCAGGGAACTGGCTGAAGTCTGCTTAAGCTCTCTGCACAAGCAACAGGTCCACATGACCtgtgattaattaattaacctctcctgttttgttttaacCCCTCACCTGCATAACCCCTTCTGCAATTTATATATTTCTACATCttcctgctgtcactgctttCTCGACCAGTTCTACACGACACAAGAGGCACAGCCCCAGATGAAGAAAACACATCTGCAGTGAATGAACAGGACACTTCACTAACTTGAGGCTCTCAGgtaacaaaaaaccaaaccagtttAAGCACAGACACCAACATCCAACTGGTGTAGCACTGCAACAAGCACAACCCAGATTTGATACTGCAGGACAGCAATGTGGAAATCACAGCCACGTGTCTGCTCCACCTGGAAAACATCCTGTTCACATGCAGCTTCCTAGAACAAGCAGGAGCCTCTAACCCACCAACCACTTAGAGACAACACAAACTCAGGTAACgaaaatttattctttcagtTAGTCACAGCCAGCTCTTATGCGACCAGGGCAGAAGCTGTTGATGATTCACtaaaaagagaggagagaaaagagagaaatattaaTTGCAGAAGCAGTTTTTCAAACTAGTTATCAAAAGCAATGCTTCAGTTAAAAGTTTTAACTATCAGTTAACTACTACCAGCAGCTAAATCACTATTTAAAAATTTGTATGGCCTAAGATTTCACTCTTCCTTTTACAATAAAAAATCCTAGGGTGACAGCACAAACCCATATATTTAAAAACCAGGCTAGCTGCTCTTGGGGAAATAAGTCTAATCCTAACATCTGTGGGAATTCTATGGTGGTTACCTCTCCTGGAGAAAAGCTTACAAGCTACTTTCCTTTTTGTCACAGCTACTAAGCTTTGAAAGTGACATAACTATAAAAGTACCTGAGAACCAACACCACAGTTTAAATTGTTATAAAAATTGCCTAGCAGTGACTTCATTTGTTGGGACCATGATTTTTAACCAAGAGTTACAACAGTCATTTAGCCCAGGTGTAAGTTTCATGGATTTTCCCACTgattatttatgaaaatacttGTTCTCTGCTGCCTAGTGTGCGATACACACCTATCACAATGCACTCCTCACCCTCTGAATAACAGCCCAGCACAGTTTACAAGACCTTGCAGTCCTCAGTGCCAAGAGGAATGCAGGAGAAGACTTACTACTTCCAGTTGGGTGGCAGCACTCTCTTGGTTTTGTAGTAGCGAGCCAGCCTATGGATCCTGCTCTCGATCAGAATCAGGCGGAACTTGGCGTCTTTGTCCTGGGAAACAAAGTTACATTACAACCCCAACATCACAACTACTTGGGGCTTCTCAAGACACAATTCAGATGAGTTTCAGTAAAGCAAATAATCCACAGCTATTGCTAAAAACTTCACATTTCTGTTACCAAAGCTTCAGTAAAGTCAGAGCAGGACCAGAAACACGTTGTTtaaacactgcttttaaaatcctttccaaAGACCATTCTCCTTGCTCAAAATACCTCCCCAGCCTCAGGAGTTTCCTCAAAGAGGGGCTAACATCACACTAAGAGTCTTTGCTTTGTCAAGCTGCACACTAACTACTGTgtaatttaaaatcacagaCACTGAGTTATCTAACTGAAGGAGCACTCACCTTTCTGTTCCTCTCAAGATGCTTTCGAACAGCAACTGCTTTCTTGATCAGGTGATAAAGATCCTCTGGGAGGTCTGGAGCCAGTCCCTTTGATTTCAGGATTCTCAGAATCTTGTTGCCAGTAACAAAGCGAACCTGGGCAACACCGTGGGAATCCCTCAGGATCACACCTGAAACAAACACGTACATCTTAcactgaaaagaagaaacataCACCAACAATCTCGTGAAACTGACCTTACAGTTACAAGctagccaaaaaaaaaacttctccAAGTTAAAACCTTTCCAGTGGCAATTGAAGAAACGGCAGACAATGAGCGAGCAAAATACAATTTACAGAAGCTGAAACCCTTTGTCTAGGAACACTTAAAAGACAACTGACTCTCCCATCATGCTAACATAGGTGAGGTGCTCATCTTTGCCAATACTACTGGAAAGTTTTCAACAAGGACTCATTAAGGCAACATATTTAATCATTCTATGGATCCCTCTACAAGGAATTAATATTGCTTTCAGGACTACAAAAATAGAAAGCATTCATTTACACAGCACCTACTTACACAGCATACATAGCTCATGGCCTGTGTCATGCCAACACTTCAGCTCTGGAAGGGTTCAAACCCCAGAACCAGTCCatggtgcagctgcagtgcctggctcACTAAACCCCATAGGGATCCTGGAATTGGAAAATTTCCTACAGGAAACTGGGCACATCAAGCTTCCCTATAACACCTATTAGTGGCCATTCCTAAGGACAGGCTATAAGATGAAACAGATGCTTCAAGTCTTccacttggaaaaaaaccagaaacaaccCACTGCCTCACCAAATATTCTCCCTGCAAGAACAACACACATAACGTCCCAGCGGCAGGATATTATCCCAGGACTCTCAGCGGCACCCACAGTGAGCACAGGTACACCAGAAGAGCTGTGTTCTCTTAGCACCTTATTTACTACAGGCTGAAGGAACAATTAACATATTACAGTCAGAAAAATGTGGGTTTGTCCCCATTCAGGAGTGGTTGATAATCCTTACCAATCTGGGAGGGAGTCAGGCCCTTTTTAGCCAACTTGTAGATCTGTTCCTTTACATCATCAGAAGTAAGTTTCAGCCActaaagaaaattagaaaaaaaaaagccaacctgTTTAACAACTGCTTAATACAGAGGCAAGCTACATAAAAACTTTTAATAAATGGTAGAAAGAGATGCTTTGTAATGCCTGAAAAAACAATCAAGAACTGAAATTGCGCTTTTAATGATACAAAAGTTTTTAGCATATAATAAACCCATAGTGCTAGTGAAATGTCATGAGAGAAGGCAGAGGCGAAGATGAGTCTCCATTTAAAAAACTCCATAAAGCCTCCACCAACTGCTTTATCACTATTTCACTTTAATTGCCACACCAGAAGCACAAATCCAATgttacagacaaaaaaatcactgtccttgggaaggaattcttcacCTAGGTCCTTTGATAAATACAAAATTGAGACCCATTTAACCACCTCTCAGTAAACAAACTACAGAGACGTGAAAAATCACACTTAAAGTACACtagttaattaaaattaaaggaaCCTTCCAAAATAGGACTGTGCcttttctattaattttaagTTAAACAGTACAGATAAAGCCACTGCTTCCATGATTACTAATGAGGAAAGAACACCAACAAGTCACGTTATCCTGACTTGCTATAAGCTACAGAAGCTCTTGATTTTGAATTTTCATTACTATCACAGTATGAAAtagaaaagcacagcaaaaataaacatgGAAGTGCTCTAAAGATCACCATTTAAGACAGAATCTAAATAAAACTAAgcaaaaaatccccacagaatttttaaaaaaaagatatagCATTTGTTCATCCTAGTTGTTATTGAACTGTTTAACCATCAGAAGCACCTTTATATTACGTTActtttaattgtatttatttaattacagaTTTTGTGTTTATGTTCCCATTTCACTGTTTTTTATTCCATGCTTTCCCACATGCAACACAAGTTGTTCTTTCTGCCAATAAAGAGATGCTCCAAGAAATGATCTTGCAAAGGAGGACAGAGAAAGCCTTTTTAAGTGGAAGTACCCTTGAAAGAACTAAGAGCACACCAGAACTATCTCTTTTAGTCCCCTGACCACCAAATTGGTCGTAAGTATTTCTGAAGGCAATCGATTTATACCACAAGTGCAAACTCGAGTCTGAAAACAATGATTTAATCTACAGGAATTACCAGCCTGCAGACTCGAAGTATCTGAAGAAATACTTAAATAGAAGACgaaaaaagatttctttgcCAAACCAACCATCTGGCTATGAAAACACACTTGCTTCTTCAGTATACTAAGGATCATCTCAGAACCACGGAATTTTCAGGGCTGAGGGACTTCTGGAGATCATCTAATCCAACCCCTCCCCAACGCAGGGTCACATAGAGCAGATTacacaggattgcatccaggtgggttttgaatgCTTCCTCAGAAGGAGACCTCACCAGGAAGCCTGCTCCATCACAAGCCAAGGAAGCATTTACACAATTTGAAAGGCCACAATTTGAAAGTGATGACGCCAAACTCTACAGATCTCGTTTTCCTTTCCCTCCGCGGGCACTGCGAGCTGCGCTGTGGGTCCCGGAGCGCGCACGGGGCggggaaggctctggggaaGTCTCTATGGAAGGTTCTAGGGAAGTCTCTATGGAAGGTTCTAGGAAAGGCTCTGGGGAAGGCTCTATGGAAGGTTCTAGGAAAGGCTCTGGGGAAGTCTCTATGGAAGGTTCTAGGGAAGTCTCTATGGAAGGTTCTAGGAAAGGCTCTGGGGAAGGTACTCACCGTGGGCACGCTGCGCCTGTAGGGCAAGGCCGACTGGGACAGGCCCTTTCTGCGGGAGGAAGCGCATCACACACTCAGCACCCGAGCCGAGGGACTCGGCCCCTCGGCCCGAGCCTTCCCCACCCCGCCGCCATGTCCGCACGGCCGCCCGCCTCCCTCGCCATCCGCACACGCGCCGGAGCGCTCCCGCAGCACCCTTCCCGCCCCCAGCCCGGCTCGCggtgctctcccagccccccagagcagcctcgGGTCGCCCCCcgggcgcggccccggcccggccctgcgaCTCACCCCGGAGCGTGCATGCGACCCATGATGGCGGCAGAGCGGAGCGGGGAGAAGGAGCGGCCCCTCCCGCGCACTTCCGCAGGAAGCGTCCGTCCCGACCCAGCCCCGCCCCCTGCCCGCCGCAGCCAATCAGCGgcgccccgcccgcgcccccTCAGCCGTCCCGCCCAgagcgccccccgcccgccccgtTCCAACACAGAGCCGGCCACGCGCTGGGTTTTATTCCAGAATAGTGTTTAATGTACGTACAGGAGAGTTACGGAGTCACAGCGAACGCGCCCCACGCGGGGCCATATTGTACATCTTTATTATCGTTTAATGAAAGTATTTGGTTCTCAGAGATACACAGACGGAGGGAGGCGCCCTGCTCTCGCTGCCCCCCGGGAGCGAGGGAGCGCCCGGCGAGGGGGACACAGgcgggccccggggcagccccggcctTAAGGCGGGTGACGGGGGCTCTACACAACCGTACAGTtgtaaaaatagagaaaagagCGTTTACCAAAGATCGCACATGCGTCCAGAGACAGGCAGCTGTCGTACAAAGGCAGTAATAAAAAGTTCAGTGCAAAGTTGGAGGTTAGTAGAGGAAGAGGTCCTAGCGCAAGCTGCTGCTCTCGGATTCCAACACAAGGTCTGGAGGGACAATAACACTTCTGGCTGCAGGTCAAACGGTGcataaaagatgttttttttcttttcattaaacaAGATATAAAAAGCTGTTAAAACTACAATTTCAAGCTACTTAGCATACTGGTATATTCCATCCCAATCAAATATTTCCCTCTTTCACATCCATCTTGGTTTTTCTACGTAGCACGGTAAAATTCTTATTGCAACAATCAGTTTTTTTGTAATTGAGAATAGTGCAAAGAGGTGCAAACTTGGTGCTGGTCCTCTACACGTGAGGAGAGGCCAAGGCCAGATCCCATAGACAACATAAAATCCATGACCATAAAAAGCTCCAGCCAGTGACGGTtttgaaaaggaagggaaaggcaCAAAATGAGTTAAGCTATGAAGAAGATTAAATCAGAAGTCAGGACATGTGCTAACAGTAATACAGTACtatactttttcttttgttttcagtccAGACAACTGTTAAAACTGCAAATAACTTTTAAATGATTTTAGTTTAATTGTATTTTGTGCTGTAAGACACTGTGCTTTAATAGCAAACTGCAAAAAAGGCAGTCCatattgctttcattttatttcacaatGGAACGTTTCACAAAAACAGTAGTCTACTTTCCTGTGTTTAAGTGACTTGTGATTCTAATGATGGAATGGAGTAAGTCTCAAAAGCATCAAGTGAGCAGGAAATATATCTAGTTAGTTATATAGTATATTATTTACAGGCTATAtactaaatgaaaaatatgcagAGGATGCCTACTACAACTGGGATTTGTTAGCGCCCATTAGTATTGGCCCAGTTTCTAACATTCAAGGTATCATTAGCTTTTTAATTGCAATAATTCCTATGAAATTGGACCATGAATCATTTAGGCACCAGGAGATTCAAGTTTACTTCTCTCTTCTGTACTGAAGGGAGATTGGTCAGtagcaggggaaggaaaattGGATTATAAAATAGGTTTTTAGTGTTGGGTAGATAGAAGGCTTTCCCCGTATTGTGTCCTCATTCATAGTTGCATATTTCACTTTAAAAGTTTGTTTCACGATTTTGTACTAAAGAAGTGTGCAACTTTAGAGCTTTCTTTACACAGAACATGAACATCCTAAATCCCAAATTAGGTGAACAAAAAGGTGACACCTGTAGTGCAGAAAGGCCCTAATTAAGTAACCAGTGGTATTAACGGAGATAGTGAAAATTGCACTCCACTGTCACAATATATTCAAATCTAATATTCCTTGAAATGAAGTAGTTTAGTTGGAGTAGTTCTTACTGGGAGTGAGAAACTGTATTGCTGTGAActgctaaaggaaaaaaaaacagccaagtTCCTCTCTCAAAGCTGTTAATAGGAACTAATTTCTGGCCTGCAATTCAGCCAGCAGTGGTGCTTTTCAATTAGAGGCCACCCTTTCCCTGGAAGCACAGATGCAAATGCCACTTTGGATTAGTGTTTGAATCTGTTCCACACTTAATCACTGCAGTATTGAAAACTTCTAGAAATTATAACAAAAACCCCCACCGAGAAGCTGGGTACATTTCCTACAGTACCACATTCAGCCAGTCTTCATTCAATTTTTGGAGACCATGGATAGAAGATGGAGTAGGAAAAAAACTTATTTAAGTTGAATAAATTGTGAAGATTAGTATAAGTGATGCTATTTGTAAATAACATCCTGGGAAAAGGCTTCCAGTAGGACCTGCAAGGTATCAAATATGAGAATGTTCCCCCTGTATAAGGAGCTCAAAGTTAATATGTATACATATTTAAATACCAGAAATGAGGTAAAAGAGAAGCATTTGAATTATAAGGCACCATTATTTACAACTTCCACTATTGGCACTCACTCCAATAAGTCTCAGAGAAGCAtgaattaaatgtttttaaggaatttttccagCCCTTCAACCTTCATTTCTACAggtgtgtgtgcagacaccAAAAGTTTACCTGTCGCTGCTTCTGTGATGTCTCATTAGTAGTGGGAATGTAATCCTAAAATATGCAACTTCTTTGATGTTCTCCAGCATCGTGTCGTGGATG includes the following:
- the RPS13 gene encoding 40S ribosomal protein S13, whose product is MGRMHAPGKGLSQSALPYRRSVPTWLKLTSDDVKEQIYKLAKKGLTPSQIGVILRDSHGVAQVRFVTGNKILRILKSKGLAPDLPEDLYHLIKKAVAVRKHLERNRKDKDAKFRLILIESRIHRLARYYKTKRVLPPNWKYESSTASALVA